One genomic window of Roseobacter ponti includes the following:
- a CDS encoding aspartate dehydrogenase, which produces MRIALIGYGAIARAVHTGLRTDAQALIRQVLVRETRCAAIRQATGDDVGVISSVDALHTDTRFVLECAGHEAVRAYGAEILARGISLGIVSVGVLADDELHEALRRAAAGSGAQLVILPGAIGGTDAIAAAGPENLTMVTYTGRKPPMAWAGSPAEDQFDLAGITEPTVLFSGTAREAARQYPKNANVVATVALAGRGFDDTKVSLVADPGANGNTHEIAARGPLLDFSFTTGGRPLAANPRTSALTAMSAVRTLRNLTGTVVV; this is translated from the coding sequence ATGAGAATCGCTCTGATCGGCTATGGCGCAATCGCGCGCGCAGTACACACCGGGCTGCGTACGGACGCGCAGGCTCTGATCCGCCAGGTGCTTGTCCGCGAGACCCGTTGCGCGGCAATTCGGCAGGCGACCGGTGATGATGTCGGGGTGATCAGCTCTGTGGACGCGCTGCACACGGACACCCGGTTTGTGCTGGAATGTGCGGGGCACGAGGCGGTGCGCGCCTATGGCGCCGAAATTCTCGCGCGCGGTATATCGCTTGGTATTGTTTCGGTCGGGGTGCTCGCCGACGACGAACTGCATGAGGCACTGCGCAGGGCCGCAGCTGGCAGCGGCGCCCAACTCGTCATCCTGCCCGGCGCGATCGGCGGCACAGACGCAATCGCAGCAGCGGGCCCGGAAAATCTGACGATGGTTACCTATACCGGACGTAAACCGCCCATGGCCTGGGCCGGATCACCCGCCGAAGATCAGTTTGATCTGGCAGGTATTACCGAACCCACCGTGCTGTTTTCCGGCACCGCGCGCGAGGCTGCGCGACAGTACCCGAAGAATGCAAATGTCGTGGCGACGGTGGCGCTGGCCGGGAGGGGATTTGACGACACGAAAGTATCGCTGGTGGCTGACCCCGGAGCAAACGGCAACACCCATGAAATCGCAGCGCGTGGTCCGCTGCTCGATTTTTCCTTTACCACAGGCGGCAGGCCGCTGGCCGCAAACCCCCGCACCTCAGCACTTACGGCCATGAGTGCCGTACGCACCCTGCGCAATCTGACCGGAACTGTGGTGGTCTGA
- a CDS encoding CIA30 family protein — protein sequence MTTAQHEAILPASEWELVTDGVMGGVSRGALTRSVEDGIEVARLTGDVSLDNNGGFLQMATDIDRAAVTGQDIRGIELSVRGNDEEYEIRLRTDRLNRPWQSFRTIFTATPEWQTLRIGFDAFEPHRTDAPFHPAEIRRIGILAVGRSFRADIALREVRFFGP from the coding sequence ATGACAACGGCACAGCACGAAGCTATTCTCCCCGCCTCTGAGTGGGAACTTGTCACCGATGGCGTGATGGGCGGTGTCTCGCGCGGCGCGCTGACGCGCAGTGTTGAGGACGGCATCGAGGTTGCCCGGCTTACCGGCGATGTCTCGCTCGACAACAATGGCGGATTTCTTCAGATGGCCACGGACATAGACCGCGCCGCGGTTACCGGACAGGACATCCGGGGCATTGAGCTCAGTGTCCGGGGCAACGACGAGGAATATGAGATCCGCCTGCGCACCGACCGGCTGAACCGGCCATGGCAGTCTTTTCGCACGATCTTCACTGCGACGCCGGAATGGCAGACCCTGCGCATCGGATTTGATGCTTTCGAGCCTCACAGGACGGATGCGCCGTTCCACCCCGCAGAAATCAGGCGCATCGGAATACTGGCTGTCGGCCGTTCGTTCCGCGCTGATATCGCGCTGCGCGAGGTTCGGTTCTTCGGCCCTTAG